From a single Lewinella sp. LCG006 genomic region:
- a CDS encoding Dps family protein, translating into MNYLGLNQEQVANTGKALNQLLANYQLYYQNLRNFHWNISGENFFDLHEKFEELYEDARLKIDEIAERLLTLRLRPLSTISAYLESAKIEEAGKVMDSHKMVKTILENHQVLIADMRTIISRAGEVEDEGTIDMIGGFLSEMEKKSWMLDAWHARTEKSIPAEV; encoded by the coding sequence ATGAATTATTTAGGATTAAACCAAGAACAAGTTGCTAATACTGGTAAAGCCTTAAATCAGTTGCTAGCAAATTATCAATTATACTACCAGAATTTGCGTAATTTTCATTGGAACATTTCTGGCGAAAATTTCTTCGATCTGCACGAAAAATTTGAAGAACTCTACGAGGATGCTCGCTTGAAAATTGATGAGATCGCCGAGCGTTTGTTGACCCTCCGTTTGCGTCCACTCTCAACGATTTCCGCTTACCTGGAATCAGCTAAAATTGAAGAGGCTGGCAAAGTGATGGATAGCCATAAAATGGTAAAAACCATCTTGGAGAATCACCAAGTCCTCATTGCTGACATGCGTACAATCATTAGCCGTGCTGGTGAAGTAGAAGATGAAGGTACCATTGATATGATTGGTGGTTTTCTTAGTGAAATGGAGAAAAAAAGCTGGATGTTGGATGCGTGGCACGCCCGCACTGAAAAAAGTATACCAGCTGAAGTATAA